Proteins from a single region of Nakamurella deserti:
- the holA gene encoding DNA polymerase III subunit delta: MAPNPSLVLVSGEESLLVDRAVTAAVHWVLKVEPEAERRESTVTDLTPMSFSDMVAPSLFAEPRVVVLRNAHEAGKEMAGAIVGYLTEPVDGVTLVVQHAGGARNKALTDALVKAGATVVACSRITKPAERSDFVRSEIRSAGGTTSPDAIAALIDAVGNDLRELAGAAHQLVSDTGGLVDEASVRRYHRGRAEVTGFTVADKAIAGDVAGALEAARWATQVGVAQVLVADALADGVRTVARVAGSGRVGSSYQLASQLGMPPWKIERAQSAARHWAPAGLAWAVAVTARLNGEVKGLAADPDYAIEKAILDIGRARRMR, translated from the coding sequence ATGGCCCCGAACCCGTCCCTCGTGCTCGTCTCCGGCGAGGAGTCGCTGCTGGTGGACCGCGCCGTCACCGCCGCCGTCCACTGGGTCCTGAAGGTCGAACCGGAGGCCGAGCGCCGGGAGTCCACGGTCACCGACCTGACGCCGATGTCGTTCTCGGACATGGTGGCGCCCAGTCTGTTCGCCGAGCCGCGGGTGGTCGTGCTGCGCAACGCGCACGAGGCCGGTAAGGAGATGGCCGGTGCCATCGTGGGGTACCTCACCGAGCCGGTCGACGGGGTGACGCTGGTCGTCCAGCACGCCGGTGGTGCCCGCAACAAGGCGCTCACCGACGCGCTGGTCAAGGCCGGCGCGACGGTCGTCGCGTGCAGCAGGATCACCAAGCCCGCCGAGCGGTCGGACTTCGTGAGGTCCGAGATCCGGTCGGCCGGCGGCACCACCAGCCCGGACGCGATCGCGGCGTTGATCGACGCGGTCGGCAACGACCTGCGGGAGTTGGCCGGCGCGGCCCATCAGCTGGTGTCCGACACCGGCGGGCTGGTCGACGAGGCGTCGGTGCGTCGCTACCACCGTGGGCGGGCCGAGGTCACCGGGTTCACCGTGGCCGACAAGGCCATCGCCGGCGACGTCGCCGGGGCGCTCGAGGCCGCGCGGTGGGCCACCCAGGTGGGAGTGGCGCAGGTGCTCGTGGCCGACGCGCTCGCCGACGGCGTCCGTACGGTCGCCCGGGTGGCGGGCTCCGGGCGGGTCGGCAGTTCCTACCAGCTGGCGTCCCAGTTGGGCATGCCGCCGTGGAAGATCGAGCGCGCCCAGTCAGCCGCCCGGCACTGGGCCCCGGCCGGCCTGGCGTGGGCGGTCGCGGTCACCGCCCGGCTGAACGGCGAGGTCAAGGGATTGGCCGCCGACCCGGACTACGCCATCGAAAAAGCCATTCTGGACATCGGCCGCGCCCGCCGGATGCGCTGA
- a CDS encoding glutamyl-tRNA reductase — protein sequence MLLGVSHHDLELTDLQRLSAGAESIAETLIAAGPVTGGPTDGTDGAPDGPIRGAIALATCNRVEIYVDARRFHDAVDTVAAALADAAGMSVDAVAAQLKVRVGAPVAAHLFAVAAGLDSMVVGEAEISGQVSRSLRRAQQQATVSPVLNQLFQRASRTAKLVQSRTRLGAAGRSVASVALDVVEAAEGALAGRTVLIVGTGSYARVVASALRARGCTDLQVYSPSGRAEAFAATHGAHPVTVDELPTALKEIDLLVACSGTTGGALTAGMMHDSGRDRPLTVVDLALRSDLGEDVRALPSVQVVDLHTVAANAPGEQLDALTEAQDLVIAAVAEFEDSQAVRALDPAVVALRSHVTGVVAKEMERLRVRFDDDVAAELEQALHRVTRSMLHTPTLRAQELARSGNGAGYVAALHTLFGIELTPGTD from the coding sequence ATGCTCCTCGGTGTTTCCCACCACGATCTGGAGCTGACCGATCTGCAACGCCTCTCCGCCGGTGCGGAGAGCATCGCCGAGACCCTGATCGCCGCGGGCCCCGTCACGGGTGGCCCGACCGACGGGACCGACGGTGCTCCCGACGGCCCGATCCGCGGCGCGATCGCGTTGGCGACCTGCAACCGCGTCGAGATCTACGTCGACGCCCGCCGGTTCCACGACGCCGTCGACACCGTCGCGGCGGCACTGGCCGACGCCGCCGGGATGTCGGTCGACGCCGTGGCCGCCCAGCTCAAGGTGCGCGTCGGTGCGCCGGTGGCGGCGCACCTGTTCGCCGTCGCCGCCGGTCTGGACTCGATGGTCGTCGGTGAGGCCGAGATCTCCGGTCAGGTCTCGCGGTCGCTGCGCCGCGCCCAACAGCAGGCCACCGTCTCGCCGGTGTTGAACCAGCTGTTCCAGCGCGCGTCGCGGACGGCCAAGCTCGTGCAGTCGCGCACCCGGCTCGGCGCCGCCGGTCGTTCGGTGGCCTCGGTGGCCCTCGACGTGGTCGAGGCCGCCGAAGGCGCATTGGCGGGCCGGACCGTCCTGATCGTCGGCACCGGTTCCTACGCGCGCGTGGTGGCCAGTGCCCTGCGTGCCCGGGGCTGCACGGACCTGCAGGTCTACTCGCCCAGTGGCCGTGCCGAGGCCTTCGCGGCGACCCACGGCGCGCACCCCGTCACCGTCGACGAGCTGCCGACGGCGCTGAAGGAGATCGACCTGCTGGTCGCCTGCAGTGGGACGACGGGCGGCGCGCTGACCGCCGGGATGATGCACGACAGCGGCCGCGACCGACCCCTCACCGTCGTCGACCTGGCGTTGCGCTCCGACCTCGGCGAGGACGTCCGGGCGCTGCCGTCGGTGCAGGTCGTGGACCTGCACACGGTGGCCGCCAACGCACCGGGGGAGCAGCTCGACGCCCTCACCGAGGCGCAGGACCTGGTCATCGCCGCCGTCGCCGAGTTCGAGGACAGCCAGGCCGTGCGTGCGCTCGATCCGGCCGTGGTCGCGCTGCGATCGCACGTGACCGGGGTCGTCGCCAAGGAAATGGAACGCCTCCGCGTCCGGTTCGACGACGACGTGGCCGCCGAGCTCGAGCAGGCGCTGCACCGGGTGACCCGGTCGATGTTGCACACCCCGACGCTGCGCGCGCAGGAGCTGGCGCGCTCGGGGAACGGCGCCGGTTACGTCGCCGCGCTGCACACCCTGTTCGGCATCGAGCTCACCCCCGGTACGGACTGA
- the hemE gene encoding uroporphyrinogen decarboxylase: MTLTSLLPADHPINVSDTGDSRLALACRGERSGPRPVWFMRQAGRSLPEYREVRRGVAMLDSCLMPELAAEITLQPIRRHGVDAAVLFSDIVVPLKLAGIDVEIVPGVGPVVARPIRTVGDIRALPELDPAALAPVEDAIRICTAELGATPLLGFAGAPFTLASYLVEGGPSREHLVTKAMMYAEPAAWSELAGWVARTTAAFLRAQVLAGASAVQLFDSWAGGLSLANYTEHVASHSATVLSAVADLPVPRIHFGVGTGELLPAMRDAGATVIGVDHRIPLSVANARLGGTTPLQGNIDPAALFAGREALHRHTLDVLREGDSAPGHIVNLGHGVPPDTDPDVLTELVAFVHDQP, from the coding sequence ATGACACTCACCTCGCTGCTGCCCGCGGACCATCCGATCAACGTCTCCGACACCGGCGACTCCCGTCTCGCGCTGGCGTGTCGCGGCGAGCGGTCGGGCCCGCGGCCCGTCTGGTTCATGCGGCAGGCCGGCCGGTCCCTGCCGGAGTACCGGGAGGTCCGCCGCGGCGTGGCGATGCTGGACTCCTGTCTGATGCCGGAACTGGCCGCCGAGATCACCCTGCAGCCGATCCGCCGGCACGGGGTGGACGCCGCGGTGCTCTTCAGCGACATCGTGGTGCCGCTCAAGCTCGCCGGGATCGACGTCGAGATCGTGCCCGGTGTCGGACCCGTCGTGGCACGTCCGATCCGGACGGTCGGCGACATCCGCGCACTGCCCGAACTCGACCCGGCCGCTCTCGCCCCCGTCGAGGACGCGATCCGGATCTGCACCGCCGAACTGGGAGCGACGCCGCTGCTCGGTTTCGCCGGGGCTCCGTTCACACTGGCGTCCTACCTGGTGGAGGGCGGACCGTCGCGGGAGCACCTGGTCACCAAGGCGATGATGTACGCCGAGCCGGCAGCCTGGTCCGAACTCGCCGGCTGGGTGGCACGCACCACTGCGGCCTTCCTCCGGGCCCAGGTGCTCGCCGGCGCATCGGCGGTGCAGCTGTTCGACTCCTGGGCCGGGGGCCTGTCACTAGCCAACTACACCGAGCACGTCGCGTCCCATTCCGCGACCGTGCTCAGCGCGGTCGCCGACCTGCCGGTCCCGCGGATCCACTTCGGGGTCGGCACCGGCGAGCTGCTGCCGGCGATGCGCGACGCCGGCGCCACCGTCATCGGCGTCGACCACCGGATCCCGTTGAGCGTGGCCAACGCCCGGCTCGGCGGGACCACTCCGCTGCAGGGCAACATCGATCCGGCCGCCCTGTTCGCCGGCCGCGAGGCCCTGCACCGGCACACCCTCGACGTGCTCCGCGAGGGCGACAGCGCGCCCGGCCACATCGTCAACCTGGGGCACGGGGTGCCGCCGGACACCGACCCGGACGTGCTGACCGAACTGGTGGCCTTCGTGCACGACCAGCCGTGA
- a CDS encoding protoporphyrinogen/coproporphyrinogen oxidase, with translation MSTPPAAVVVVGGGMGGLTAAWELARAGHRVTVLEAGPAPGGTVSRARVGGLVVDVGAESYALAGGTVATLIDDLGLTGATVTPRPTPAWVRHRSGAAPLPGGGWLGIPSRLGAPDLRRVIGWPGVLRAAADRVLPRRVGAGGSVGTAVRRRLGRRVLDRLVEPVIGGVYSTPPTELPLERLAPRARDALARHRTLTAAAAEIRGGAAAPGAQVAGLAGGMYTLVEALVAGVRTAGGTVRTDSPVTSLQPNGDKWVLHTRDGATPADAVVLAVPATVGGRLLDRPVEAPATGEVLLCTLVVDCPALDAAPIGTGVLVASDVREVGAKAMTHATAKWEWLAAAAGPGRHVLRLSYGRVGDGELPGVAAFPRLALHDAADLLGVALDLDALVDWRLDRWPVGGAAASGPPALPAGVAVTGGWVAGTGLAAVVGHARTTARRLDGVLGVRSATHGQGLR, from the coding sequence GTGAGCACCCCGCCGGCAGCGGTGGTGGTGGTCGGCGGCGGTATGGGCGGCCTGACCGCCGCGTGGGAGCTGGCCCGCGCCGGTCACCGCGTCACGGTGCTGGAAGCCGGCCCGGCACCGGGCGGCACGGTGTCCCGCGCCCGGGTCGGTGGCCTGGTCGTCGACGTCGGCGCGGAGTCGTACGCGCTGGCCGGGGGCACCGTGGCGACGTTGATCGACGACCTCGGCCTGACCGGAGCGACGGTCACGCCGCGGCCGACGCCGGCCTGGGTGCGGCACCGCTCGGGCGCCGCCCCCCTGCCCGGCGGCGGGTGGCTCGGCATCCCGTCCCGGCTCGGCGCACCCGACCTGCGCCGGGTGATCGGCTGGCCGGGGGTGCTCCGCGCCGCCGCCGACCGGGTGCTGCCCCGGCGCGTCGGAGCCGGCGGATCCGTCGGAACGGCCGTCCGCCGTCGCCTGGGCCGCCGGGTGCTCGATCGTCTGGTCGAGCCCGTGATCGGCGGCGTCTACTCGACTCCCCCCACTGAACTCCCCCTGGAACGGCTCGCCCCGCGGGCCCGGGACGCGCTCGCCCGGCATCGCACGCTGACCGCTGCCGCGGCCGAGATCCGCGGCGGTGCCGCCGCTCCCGGCGCCCAGGTGGCCGGACTGGCCGGCGGGATGTACACCCTCGTCGAGGCACTGGTGGCCGGCGTGCGGACCGCGGGCGGCACGGTGCGCACCGACAGCCCGGTGACGTCGCTGCAGCCGAACGGCGACAAATGGGTCCTGCACACCCGGGACGGCGCCACACCCGCCGACGCCGTCGTGCTCGCCGTCCCCGCGACGGTCGGCGGTCGGCTGCTCGACCGGCCGGTCGAGGCGCCGGCGACCGGGGAGGTGCTGCTGTGCACCCTCGTCGTCGACTGCCCCGCCCTGGACGCCGCTCCGATCGGTACCGGGGTGCTCGTCGCCTCCGACGTCCGGGAGGTCGGCGCGAAGGCGATGACCCATGCGACGGCCAAGTGGGAGTGGCTCGCCGCCGCGGCCGGCCCGGGCCGCCACGTGCTGCGGCTGTCCTACGGCCGCGTCGGCGACGGCGAGCTTCCCGGCGTGGCGGCGTTCCCCCGGCTGGCGCTGCACGACGCCGCGGATCTGCTGGGCGTCGCGCTGGACCTCGACGCCCTGGTCGACTGGCGGCTCGACCGCTGGCCGGTCGGCGGGGCCGCCGCGTCCGGTCCGCCCGCACTGCCCGCCGGGGTGGCGGTCACCGGCGGCTGGGTCGCCGGCACCGGACTCGCCGCGGTCGTGGGCCACGCCCGCACCACCGCGCGCCGGTTGGACGGCGTCCTCGGTGTGCGATCGGCCACCCACGGGCAGGGCCTCCGGTGA
- the hemQ gene encoding hydrogen peroxide-dependent heme synthase: MTSTPQAPAAPTGGDAPAAGHAPTRVTARQINEQIRYTGWHVLTRVADLDVSGEEATAELDALVAELAAEDIVVRGFYDVSALRSDADLMIWWHAGTAEALQLATRKLRRTAVGRATTPAWSAVGLHRPAEFNKGHVPAFLAGMEARGWVAVYPFVRSYDWYLLPDQERRSMLVEHGVMGREYDQVLSNTVAAFALGDYEWILALEAVELHDIVDLMRHLRASQARMHVREEVPFFTGRFVDSNGAVEVLR; encoded by the coding sequence ATGACCAGCACTCCCCAGGCCCCGGCCGCCCCCACGGGCGGCGACGCCCCCGCGGCGGGCCACGCGCCGACCCGCGTCACCGCCCGCCAGATCAACGAGCAGATCCGCTACACCGGTTGGCACGTCCTCACCCGCGTCGCCGACCTCGACGTCAGCGGCGAGGAGGCCACCGCCGAACTGGACGCCCTGGTGGCCGAACTGGCCGCCGAGGACATCGTCGTCCGCGGCTTCTACGACGTCTCCGCGTTGCGGTCCGACGCCGACCTGATGATCTGGTGGCACGCAGGGACCGCCGAGGCCCTCCAGCTCGCCACCCGCAAACTCCGCCGGACCGCGGTCGGGCGCGCCACCACCCCGGCGTGGTCGGCGGTCGGGCTGCACCGACCCGCCGAGTTCAACAAGGGGCACGTGCCCGCCTTCCTCGCCGGAATGGAGGCGCGCGGCTGGGTCGCGGTCTATCCGTTCGTGCGGTCCTACGACTGGTACCTGCTGCCCGACCAGGAGCGCCGTTCCATGCTCGTCGAGCACGGCGTGATGGGACGCGAGTACGACCAGGTCCTCTCCAACACCGTGGCCGCCTTCGCGCTGGGCGACTACGAGTGGATCCTGGCGCTGGAGGCCGTCGAACTCCACGACATCGTCGACCTGATGCGCCATCTGCGCGCGTCCCAGGCGAGAATGCACGTGCGCGAGGAGGTCCCGTTCTTCACCGGCCGGTTCGTCGACAGCAACGGCGCGGTCGAGGTGCTCCGATGA
- a CDS encoding ferrochelatase, giving the protein MSDVTTPGWDAVLLAGFGGPEGPDDVMPFLRNVTRGRGIPEERLVEVSHHYLALGGVSPINDQNRALRDALSAELARRGIDLPVLWGNRNWQPFVAEVLTEAHAAGQDRLLGLATSAYSSYSGCRQYREDFGKALLATDLVGAMRIDKIRHYYNHPGFLAPFADGTAAAVSAALDAGLAPSDVEIVFTTHSIPDVMALSSGPEGTPAPGNYVSQHLAACGVVIDDLTARGLPPVNWQLAYQSRSGPPQMPWLEPDINDVIDTLAGAGRRGVIVVPIGFISDHVEVVWDLDNEARETAGRHDLFFARVATPGVDPRFVAALVDLIAERLDPSLPKVAVTAAGPSPDLCGRNCCRNLRGPQPTTSAVDSAADWDGLAVSPDRLVASGIAGSVDVVA; this is encoded by the coding sequence ATGAGCGACGTCACCACCCCCGGTTGGGACGCGGTGCTGCTGGCCGGTTTCGGTGGGCCCGAGGGCCCGGACGACGTGATGCCGTTCCTGCGCAACGTGACCCGCGGCCGCGGCATCCCCGAGGAGCGCCTCGTCGAGGTGTCACACCACTACCTCGCCCTCGGCGGCGTCTCCCCGATCAACGACCAGAACCGCGCCCTGCGCGACGCACTGTCGGCCGAGCTGGCCCGCCGCGGCATCGACCTGCCGGTCCTCTGGGGCAACCGCAACTGGCAGCCCTTCGTCGCCGAGGTCCTCACCGAGGCGCACGCCGCCGGACAGGACCGGCTGCTGGGCCTGGCGACGTCAGCCTACTCGTCCTACTCCGGATGCCGGCAGTACCGGGAGGACTTCGGAAAGGCACTGCTGGCCACCGATCTCGTCGGCGCGATGCGCATCGACAAGATCCGGCACTACTACAACCACCCCGGCTTCCTGGCACCGTTCGCCGACGGCACCGCGGCCGCGGTGAGCGCGGCACTGGACGCCGGCCTGGCGCCGTCCGACGTGGAGATCGTCTTCACCACGCACTCGATCCCCGACGTGATGGCGCTGTCGTCGGGCCCGGAGGGCACCCCCGCCCCCGGCAACTACGTCAGCCAGCACCTCGCCGCCTGCGGTGTGGTGATCGACGACCTGACGGCGCGTGGGTTGCCCCCGGTGAACTGGCAGCTCGCCTACCAGTCGCGCTCCGGGCCGCCGCAGATGCCGTGGCTGGAGCCCGACATCAACGACGTCATCGACACCCTCGCCGGCGCCGGCCGCCGTGGCGTGATCGTGGTGCCGATCGGTTTCATCTCCGATCACGTCGAGGTCGTCTGGGACCTGGACAACGAGGCCAGGGAGACCGCCGGCCGGCACGACCTGTTCTTCGCCCGCGTGGCCACCCCGGGAGTCGACCCGCGGTTCGTCGCCGCTCTGGTGGACCTGATCGCCGAGCGGCTCGATCCCTCGCTGCCCAAGGTCGCGGTGACCGCGGCCGGCCCGTCGCCGGACCTGTGCGGCCGCAACTGCTGTCGCAACCTCCGCGGTCCGCAGCCGACCACCAGCGCGGTCGACTCGGCCGCCGACTGGGACGGTCTGGCGGTCAGCCCCGACCGGCTCGTCGCGTCCGGGATCGCGGGCTCGGTCGACGTCGTCGCATGA
- the hemC gene encoding hydroxymethylbilane synthase — translation MSRVLRLGTRGSALATTQSGHVAERLAAAGVECELVLIKTEGDVNSAPLATIGGTGVFVTAVRTALLDGRVDVIVHSYKDLPTAPADGIRLVAVPPRANPFDALCARDGMRLVDLPDGATVGTGSPRRVAQLRRLRPDLAVTPIRGNVDTRLGLVASGALDAVVLARAGLERLDRHHQITELFDGGDFLPAPAQGALAVECRDDDEWFTDALASVDDRDTRAAALAERALLAALEAGCSAPVAALGRVRDDEVTLDGAVIGVDGRREIRAQRTGPVDDAAAVGAALAADLISRGAAELLGAARS, via the coding sequence ATGAGCCGGGTGCTGCGGCTCGGGACGCGCGGCAGCGCGCTGGCCACCACCCAGTCCGGTCACGTCGCCGAGCGGCTGGCCGCCGCCGGCGTGGAATGCGAGCTGGTGCTGATCAAGACCGAGGGTGATGTCAACAGCGCTCCGCTGGCGACCATCGGTGGCACCGGGGTGTTCGTCACCGCGGTGCGGACCGCGCTGCTCGACGGCCGCGTCGACGTCATCGTGCACTCCTACAAGGATCTGCCGACGGCGCCGGCGGACGGCATCCGGCTGGTGGCCGTACCGCCGCGGGCCAACCCGTTCGACGCGCTGTGCGCACGGGACGGCATGCGGCTGGTCGACCTGCCCGACGGCGCGACCGTCGGCACCGGGTCGCCGCGCCGGGTCGCGCAGCTGCGCCGGTTGCGCCCCGACCTCGCGGTGACGCCGATCCGCGGGAACGTCGACACCCGGCTCGGTCTCGTGGCGTCGGGGGCGTTGGACGCCGTGGTGCTGGCGCGGGCCGGCCTGGAACGGCTGGACCGGCACCACCAGATCACCGAGCTGTTCGACGGCGGCGACTTCCTGCCCGCGCCGGCGCAGGGCGCGCTGGCCGTGGAGTGCCGCGACGACGACGAGTGGTTCACCGATGCCCTCGCCTCGGTCGACGACCGCGACACCCGCGCCGCCGCACTGGCCGAACGTGCCCTGCTGGCGGCCCTCGAGGCCGGCTGCAGTGCGCCGGTGGCCGCCCTGGGCCGCGTCCGCGACGACGAGGTGACCCTCGACGGAGCGGTCATCGGCGTCGACGGCCGCCGCGAGATCCGGGCGCAACGCACCGGTCCCGTGGACGACGCGGCTGCGGTCGGCGCCGCCCTGGCGGCCGACCTGATCAGCCGCGGCGCCGCCGAGCTCCTCGGAGCGGCCCGGTCGTGA
- a CDS encoding uroporphyrinogen-III synthase → MNVPSAVRRVLVPRAEGAGGALATLLADAGLAPEPVALLTIGPPTDEAGFDAAVLALAAGEYDWVGFASAHGAAAVARRMAELAVAVPADTRVAAVGAATAAALRSAGIPVDLRPAHGGTAAVLVDLWPHATGNRRVLLPSSEIGLTVLSDGLTAKGYRVDRVAAYAPRPLPASAAVTTDLRDGAYDAVLLTSPSLARAVAELRPADRIRMVAIGATTAAGAVAVGLRVDAVADDPTPTGLLTALRRALAVDPAPP, encoded by the coding sequence GTGAACGTGCCGTCCGCCGTGCGTCGGGTCCTCGTCCCCCGGGCCGAGGGTGCGGGCGGGGCCCTGGCCACGCTCCTCGCCGACGCCGGGCTGGCCCCCGAGCCGGTGGCCCTGCTGACCATCGGACCACCCACCGACGAAGCCGGTTTCGATGCCGCCGTCCTCGCGCTGGCGGCCGGCGAGTACGACTGGGTCGGGTTCGCCTCCGCGCACGGCGCCGCGGCCGTGGCCCGCCGGATGGCGGAGCTGGCCGTGGCCGTGCCCGCCGACACCCGGGTGGCCGCGGTCGGCGCGGCCACCGCCGCGGCGCTGCGGTCGGCCGGAATCCCCGTCGACCTCCGCCCCGCCCACGGCGGGACCGCCGCCGTCCTCGTCGACCTGTGGCCGCACGCGACCGGCAACCGGCGGGTGCTGCTGCCGTCGTCGGAGATCGGCCTGACCGTGCTGTCCGACGGATTGACCGCCAAGGGATACCGCGTCGACCGGGTCGCCGCGTACGCCCCACGACCGCTGCCGGCGTCCGCGGCGGTGACCACGGACCTGCGCGACGGTGCCTACGACGCGGTGCTGCTGACCTCCCCCTCACTCGCCCGGGCGGTCGCCGAGCTGCGCCCGGCGGATCGGATCCGGATGGTCGCGATCGGGGCCACCACCGCCGCCGGCGCCGTGGCCGTCGGTCTCCGGGTGGACGCCGTGGCCGACGACCCCACCCCGACGGGCCTGTTGACCGCTCTGCGGCGGGCGCTCGCCGTCGATCCCGCACCACCGTGA
- the hemB gene encoding porphobilinogen synthase — MTDPLPYLPNARPRRLRRTPAMRRLVRENRLHAADLVLPVFIREGLTEPAAISSMPGVRQHTRDSLKQVAADAATAGIGGVMLFGVPAVRDAEGSGATDPDGILNVALRDVKSEVGSDLVVMSDLCLDEFTDHGHCGVLAADGTIDNDRTLVRYQDMGVCQADAGADIVGTSGMMDGQVGAVREALDRNGSSDTAILGYAAKYASAFYGPFREAVDSALTGDRLSYQQDVANRREGSREIALDLAEGADLVMVKPAMAFLDVLADAARMSPVPVAAYQVSGEYAMIEAAAANGWIDRRRAVLESLTGIKRAGADITLTYWALEVAEWIRDA; from the coding sequence ATGACCGACCCGCTGCCCTACCTCCCGAACGCCCGTCCGCGGCGGCTGCGTCGCACCCCGGCGATGCGCCGCCTGGTCCGCGAGAACCGTCTGCACGCCGCCGATCTCGTACTCCCCGTGTTCATCAGGGAGGGACTCACCGAACCCGCGGCGATTTCGTCGATGCCCGGCGTGCGGCAGCACACCCGGGACTCGCTGAAGCAGGTGGCGGCCGACGCGGCGACCGCCGGCATCGGTGGTGTGATGCTCTTCGGGGTGCCGGCCGTCCGGGACGCCGAAGGATCCGGCGCCACCGACCCGGACGGCATCCTCAACGTCGCCCTGCGTGACGTGAAGTCCGAGGTCGGCTCCGACCTGGTGGTGATGTCGGATCTGTGCCTGGACGAGTTCACCGACCACGGGCACTGCGGTGTCCTCGCCGCCGACGGGACCATCGACAACGACCGGACCCTGGTGCGCTACCAGGACATGGGCGTGTGCCAGGCCGACGCGGGCGCGGACATCGTGGGTACGTCCGGGATGATGGACGGCCAGGTCGGGGCGGTGCGGGAAGCGCTGGACCGCAACGGTTCCAGCGACACCGCGATCCTCGGCTACGCCGCCAAGTACGCCTCCGCCTTCTACGGGCCGTTCCGCGAGGCGGTCGACTCCGCCCTCACCGGTGACCGGCTCAGCTACCAGCAGGACGTCGCCAACCGCCGCGAGGGTTCCCGCGAGATCGCGCTGGACCTCGCCGAGGGGGCGGACCTGGTCATGGTGAAGCCGGCGATGGCGTTCCTGGACGTGCTCGCCGACGCCGCCCGGATGTCGCCGGTCCCGGTCGCCGCGTACCAGGTCTCGGGTGAGTACGCGATGATCGAGGCGGCCGCGGCCAACGGCTGGATCGACCGCCGCCGCGCCGTGCTCGAGTCGCTCACCGGCATCAAGCGAGCCGGCGCCGACATCACGCTGACCTACTGGGCTCTCGAGGTCGCGGAGTGGATCCGTGACGCCTGA
- the hemL gene encoding glutamate-1-semialdehyde 2,1-aminomutase encodes MTAPTGTTRPTTESEALFARALAVTPGGVNSPVRAFRSVGGTPRFMRSGQGAWITDADGNSYVDLVGSWGPMILGHRHPAVIDAVNSAVGRGLSFGTPGAGEVELGEEIVARMPVDEVRLVSSGTEATMSAIRLARGFTGRTVVVKFAGCYHGHVDALLASAGSGVATLALPDSAGVPASTTADVLVLPYNDVPALEAAFAEHGDRIACVITEAAAANMGVVPPLPGFNATLSRLTRAHGALLISDEVMTGFRLSRSGMYGLDGAVEGWAPDLMTFGKVIGGGLPVGAFGGRSDVMELLAPVGPVYQAGTLSGNPVATAAGVATLRQLDADVYAHLDATAAEVARLSSAALTGAGVGHRVQHAGNLFSIFFTTDEVRNYDEARTQHTAPFAAFFHSMLDSGVYLPPSAFEAWFVSAAHDDRAMEHIAAALPAAAEAAARVQ; translated from the coding sequence ATGACCGCACCGACCGGCACCACCCGCCCCACCACCGAGAGCGAGGCGCTGTTCGCCCGCGCGCTCGCGGTCACCCCCGGCGGCGTGAACTCCCCGGTCCGGGCGTTCCGCTCGGTCGGCGGCACCCCCCGCTTCATGCGCAGTGGACAGGGCGCCTGGATCACCGACGCGGACGGCAACTCCTACGTCGACCTCGTGGGGTCGTGGGGGCCCATGATCCTCGGCCACCGGCACCCCGCCGTCATCGACGCGGTGAACAGCGCCGTGGGGCGTGGACTCTCGTTCGGCACCCCCGGCGCGGGCGAGGTCGAGCTGGGCGAGGAGATCGTGGCGCGGATGCCCGTCGACGAGGTGCGGCTGGTGTCGTCGGGCACCGAGGCCACCATGTCGGCCATCCGGCTGGCCCGTGGATTCACCGGCCGCACCGTCGTGGTGAAGTTCGCCGGTTGCTACCACGGTCACGTCGACGCGCTGCTCGCCTCCGCCGGGTCGGGGGTGGCCACCCTGGCGCTGCCGGACTCCGCGGGCGTGCCGGCCAGCACCACCGCGGACGTCCTCGTGCTGCCCTACAACGACGTCCCCGCGCTGGAGGCGGCGTTCGCCGAGCACGGTGACCGGATCGCGTGCGTGATCACCGAGGCGGCCGCGGCCAACATGGGCGTGGTGCCGCCGCTCCCGGGGTTCAACGCGACGCTGTCGCGGCTCACCCGCGCGCACGGGGCGCTGCTGATCAGCGACGAGGTGATGACCGGTTTCCGGCTGTCGCGCAGCGGAATGTACGGACTGGACGGTGCCGTCGAGGGGTGGGCGCCGGACCTGATGACGTTCGGCAAGGTCATCGGCGGTGGACTCCCGGTGGGGGCGTTCGGCGGCCGCTCCGACGTGATGGAGCTGCTGGCGCCGGTCGGGCCGGTCTACCAGGCGGGGACGCTGTCGGGGAACCCGGTGGCGACGGCGGCCGGGGTGGCGACGTTGCGGCAACTGGACGCCGACGTCTACGCCCACCTGGACGCCACCGCCGCCGAGGTCGCGCGGCTGTCGTCGGCGGCGCTGACCGGAGCCGGCGTCGGTCACCGGGTGCAGCACGCGGGCAACCTGTTCTCGATCTTCTTCACCACCGACGAGGTCCGCAACTACGACGAGGCCCGCACCCAGCACACCGCCCCCTTCGCCGCGTTCTTCCACTCGATGCTCGACAGCGGGGTCTATCTGCCGCCGTCGGCGTTCGAGGCCTGGTTCGTCTCCGCCGCGCACGACGACCGGGCGATGGAGCACATCGCGGCCGCGCTGCCCGCGGCGGCCGAGGCGGCGGCCCGGGTGCAGTGA